The nucleotide sequence CCCGTACTCCGCAGCCTCGACCCGCACGCGGTGCGCCCCGAGGTCACTGGCCAGCCGCATCAGCGCCGTGCCGACCTCCCGAGCCTCCGCGGCGTTCCTAGGCGACAAGGCGACCGCGACGTCGCCCGCCGCAGCGCGCGCGAGCACCTGCACGGTCCCCGGCTTCAGCGCCCGCGCCACCTGTGCGGGCAGGTCCGCCCCCTCTTCAGCAGAAAACGTCAACGTGAGGTCCACTCGGTCCAGCGTGCTGACAAGGTGCATGAAGGGCAGTAAACCACGGTTCCGGCAGCCTAGGCCGAAAGACTTAACACTCCGAAATGATTGACCTAAGTGAATTATTGCCGTATTTTGGTTGGATGATTTCTCCAGCCCTTCCCCCACCCCCACGGGAACAGGTCGCGCGGTTTTTAAGCAGCATGTGGCGGTTTCAGCGCCGCCTCAAGCAGGAGCTCGATCCCCTTCTGGCGGCTCGGCACGGCCTCGACTTGCGCAAGTTCTTTGTCCTGCGGGGAATCCAAGACGGCCATCAGTACCCCAAGGTGCTTGCTGAGCAGCTGCAGATGCCCGCCACGCTGCTCAGCCGT is from Deinococcus sp. YIM 77859 and encodes:
- a CDS encoding MarR family winged helix-turn-helix transcriptional regulator, with translation MISPALPPPPREQVARFLSSMWRFQRRLKQELDPLLAARHGLDLRKFFVLRGIQDGHQYPKVLAEQLQMPATLLSRYLDQLVKQGLIERHIDAQDSRRTHLTLTTAGEHVIRDTLDTAQALTGARLARLDPATLSALLSALELLAQEDCA